The following proteins are encoded in a genomic region of Ignavibacteriales bacterium:
- a CDS encoding carbohydrate binding family 9 domain-containing protein, with product MNFFSVLLVFIFIYSFSKAQIVTPNLDKAVNLHTVDEDILIDGVIDPIWGQADSAINFFQLQPYFNQTPSVKTVAKVLTTNDALYCLMICFEELGKIQQTTGMLDQFSGDIVSIMLDTFGDNKTAYKFAVTASGGRADSRLLDDARNRDYSWDGIWFAESKIYDWGYVVEIQIPYKSIQYDETLTEWGIDFDRWFGYNSEDIYWCEYEQNEGQRISKFGTLLLNDFKPQVKGLNLEIYPVAIGKLNYIGNENTISILI from the coding sequence ATGAATTTTTTTTCAGTCTTACTGGTTTTCATTTTCATCTATTCATTTTCAAAAGCACAAATTGTTACTCCAAATTTAGACAAAGCAGTAAACCTTCACACAGTTGATGAAGATATATTAATTGATGGGGTGATTGATCCAATTTGGGGTCAAGCCGATTCGGCAATCAACTTTTTTCAGTTGCAGCCATACTTCAACCAAACTCCTTCGGTTAAAACTGTAGCCAAGGTTCTAACGACAAATGATGCACTATATTGTTTGATGATTTGTTTCGAAGAGTTGGGAAAAATTCAACAAACAACAGGTATGCTTGACCAATTCAGCGGAGATATTGTATCTATAATGCTCGACACATTTGGAGATAATAAAACCGCATATAAATTTGCTGTTACTGCTTCAGGTGGACGAGCAGATTCCCGGCTGCTCGATGATGCAAGAAATCGCGACTATAGCTGGGATGGTATCTGGTTCGCCGAATCAAAAATTTATGATTGGGGCTATGTTGTTGAAATTCAAATTCCTTACAAATCTATACAGTATGATGAAACTTTAACTGAATGGGGTATAGATTTCGACCGCTGGTTCGGTTACAATTCTGAAGATATATACTGGTGTGAGTACGAACAGAATGAAGGTCAAAGAATTTCCAAGTTTGGAACTCTGCTTCTAAACGATTTTAAACCTCAGGTAAAAGGATTAAATCTTGAAATTTATCCTGTTGCAATTGGGAAGCTAAATTATATTGGAAATGAAAATACGATTTCGATCCTGATATAG
- a CDS encoding NUDIX hydrolase, giving the protein MSNKNNSDEKNLPPWLKWAREIQTLSQTGLAFAQTKYETERYNRLTEIAAEIISLHCEAESTELAKIFLSHPGYATPKIDVRAAVINQNRILLVQERADNCWAMPGGWADVGDLPSEVAIRETKEESGFDVQPKKIIGVFDANRSGRPLEFFHAFKIIFLCELIGGEATDSEETLEAKFFPFDNLPPFSQNRTNHKHIDELLKHLSNPNRMTFFD; this is encoded by the coding sequence ATGAGTAACAAAAATAATTCAGACGAAAAGAACTTACCACCTTGGTTAAAATGGGCTAGAGAAATTCAGACACTTTCTCAAACAGGGCTTGCATTTGCACAAACGAAATATGAAACGGAGCGATACAATCGTTTAACAGAAATAGCCGCTGAAATTATTTCGCTCCATTGCGAAGCTGAATCTACCGAATTAGCAAAAATATTTCTATCACATCCGGGTTATGCAACTCCTAAAATTGATGTTCGTGCTGCTGTGATTAACCAAAATCGAATACTATTAGTGCAGGAACGAGCGGATAATTGTTGGGCGATGCCCGGCGGCTGGGCTGATGTTGGTGATTTACCTTCCGAAGTTGCAATCAGGGAGACAAAAGAAGAAAGTGGATTTGATGTACAGCCAAAAAAAATAATTGGCGTGTTCGATGCAAATAGATCGGGCAGACCATTGGAATTTTTTCATGCATTCAAAATTATTTTTTTGTGCGAATTGATCGGTGGAGAGGCGACAGACAGCGAGGAAACTCTTGAAGCAAAATTTTTTCCATTCGATAACCTTCCCCCCTTTTCACAAAATCGAACTAATCACAAACACATTGATGAATTATTAAAACATTTATCTAATCCGAACAGAATGACTTTTTTCGACTAA